From Cricetulus griseus strain 17A/GY chromosome 1 unlocalized genomic scaffold, alternate assembly CriGri-PICRH-1.0 chr1_0, whole genome shotgun sequence, a single genomic window includes:
- the LOC100766318 gene encoding pancreatic alpha-amylase isoform X3: MKFFLLVSFIGFCWAQYDPHTQYGRTAIVHLFEWRWVDIAKECERYLAPKGFGGVQVSPPNENIVVYNPSRPWWERYQPISYKICTRSGNEDEFKDMVTRCNNVGVRIYVDAVINHMCGAGGGAGTSSTCGSYYNANNRDFPSVPYSGWDFNDAKCDGEISNYNDAYQVRNCRLSGLLDLALEKDYVRTKVAEYMNRLIDMGVAGFRLDAAKHMWPGDIKAVLDKLHNLNTQWFSQGSRPFIFQEVIDLGGEAIKSSEYFGNGRVTEFKFGAKLGTVIRKWNGEKMSYLKNWGEGWGLVPSDRALVFVDNHDNQRGHGAGGASILTFWDARMYKMAVGFMLAHPYGFTRVMSSYRWARNFQNGKDVNDWIGPPNNNGVTKEVTINPDTTCGNDWVCEHRWRQIRNMVAFRNVVNGQPFSNWWDNGSNQVAFGRGNRGFIVFNNDDWALSATLQTGLPAGTYCDVISGDKVDGNCTGLKVNVGSDGNAHFSISNSAEDPFIAIHAESKL, translated from the exons ATGAAGTTCTTTCTGCTTGTTTCTTTCATTGGGTTCTGCTGGGCTCAGTATGACCCACATACTCAATATGGGCGGACTGCTATTGTCCACCTGTTTGAGTGGCGCTGGGTTGATATTGCCAAGGAATGTGAGCGATACTTAGCTCCTAAGGGATTTGGAGGGGTGCAG GTCTCTCCACCAAATGAAAATATTGTGGTTTATAATCCATCAAGGCCCTGGTGGGAAAGATACCAACCAATTAGCTACAAAATATGCACAAGGTCTGGAAATGAAGATGAATTCAAGGACATGGTGACGAGGTGCAACAATGTTGGT GTCCGTATTTATGTGGACGCTGTTATTAATCACATGTGTGGAGCAGGTGGTGGTGCAGGAACAAGCAGTACCTGTGGAAGTTACTACAATGCTAATAACAGGGATTTTCCATCAGTTCCATACTCTGGTTGGGATTTTAATGATGCTAAATGTGATGGAGAAATTTCTAACTACAATGACGCTTATCAG GTCAGAAATTGTCGTCTGTCTGGACTTCTGGATCTTGCACTCGAGAAAGATTACGTTCGTACCAAGGTGGCTGAATATATGAACCGTCTCATTGACATGGGTGTAGCAGGGTTCAGACTTGACGCTGCTAAGCACATGTGGCCTGGAGACATAAAGGCAGTTTTGGACAAACTGCACAACTTAAATACACAATGGTTCTCTCAAGGAAGCAGACCTTTCATTTTTCAAGAG GTCATCGATCTGGGTGGTGAGGCAATTAAAAGTAGTGAGTACTTTGGAAATGGACGTGTGACAGAATTCAAGTTTGGAGCAAAACTTGGCACTGTTATTCGCAAGTGGAATGGCGAGAAGATGTcttatttaaa GAACTGGGGAGAAGGCTGGGGTTTGGTGCCTTCTGACAGAGCCCTTGTGTTTGTGGACAACCATGACAACCAGCGAGGACATGGGGCTGGAGGAGCATCCATCCTGACATTCTGGGATGCTAG AATGTATAAAATGGCTGTTGGATTTATGTTGGCTCATCCTTATGGATTCACAAGGGTAATGTCAAGTTACCGTTGGGCAAGAAACTTCCAGAATGGAAAA GATGTGAATGACTGGATTGGACCACCTAATAACAATGGAGTCACAAAAGAAGTGACCATTAATCCCGACACCACTTGTGGCAATGACTGGGTCTGTGAACATCGATGGCGTCAAATAAG GAACATGGTTGCCTTCAGAAATGTAGTCAACGGTCAACCTTTTTCAAACTGGTGGGATAATGGCAGCAACCAAGTAGCTTTTGGCAGAGGAAACAGAGGATTCATTGTCTTTAACAATGATGATTG GGCTTTGTCAGCAACTTTACAGACTGGTCTTCCTGCTGGCACATACTGTGATGTCATTTCTGGAGACAAGGTTGATGGCAATTGCACTGGACTTAAAGTCAATGTTGGCAGTGATGGCAATGCTCACTTTTCCATTAGTAACTCTGCTGAAGATCCATTTATTGCAATCCATGCTGAATCAAAATTGTAA
- the LOC100766318 gene encoding pancreatic alpha-amylase isoform X2 — MKFFLLVSFIGFCWAQYDPHTQYGRTAIVHLFEWRWVDIAKECERYLAPKGFGGVQVSPPNENIVVYNPSRPWWERYQPISYKICTRSGNEDEFKDMVTRCNNVGVRIYVDAVINHMCGAGGGAGTSSTCGSYYNANNRDFPSVPYSGWDFNDAKCDGEISNYNDAYQVIDLGGEAIKSSEYFGNGRVTEFKFGAKLGTVIRKWNGEKMSYLKNWGEGWGLVPSDRALVFVDNHDNQRGHGAGGASILTFWDARMYKMAVGFMLAHPYGFTRVMSSYRWARNFQNGKDVNDWIGPPNNNGVTKEVTINPDTTCGNDWVCEHRWRQIRNMVAFRNVVNGQPFSNWWDNGSNQVAFGRGNRGFIVFNNDDWALSATLQTGLPAGTYCDVISGDKVDGNCTGLKVNVGSDGNAHFSISNSAEDPFIAIHAESKL; from the exons ATGAAGTTCTTTCTGCTTGTTTCTTTCATTGGGTTCTGCTGGGCTCAGTATGACCCACATACTCAATATGGGCGGACTGCTATTGTCCACCTGTTTGAGTGGCGCTGGGTTGATATTGCCAAGGAATGTGAGCGATACTTAGCTCCTAAGGGATTTGGAGGGGTGCAG GTCTCTCCACCAAATGAAAATATTGTGGTTTATAATCCATCAAGGCCCTGGTGGGAAAGATACCAACCAATTAGCTACAAAATATGCACAAGGTCTGGAAATGAAGATGAATTCAAGGACATGGTGACGAGGTGCAACAATGTTGGT GTCCGTATTTATGTGGACGCTGTTATTAATCACATGTGTGGAGCAGGTGGTGGTGCAGGAACAAGCAGTACCTGTGGAAGTTACTACAATGCTAATAACAGGGATTTTCCATCAGTTCCATACTCTGGTTGGGATTTTAATGATGCTAAATGTGATGGAGAAATTTCTAACTACAATGACGCTTATCAG GTCATCGATCTGGGTGGTGAGGCAATTAAAAGTAGTGAGTACTTTGGAAATGGACGTGTGACAGAATTCAAGTTTGGAGCAAAACTTGGCACTGTTATTCGCAAGTGGAATGGCGAGAAGATGTcttatttaaa GAACTGGGGAGAAGGCTGGGGTTTGGTGCCTTCTGACAGAGCCCTTGTGTTTGTGGACAACCATGACAACCAGCGAGGACATGGGGCTGGAGGAGCATCCATCCTGACATTCTGGGATGCTAG AATGTATAAAATGGCTGTTGGATTTATGTTGGCTCATCCTTATGGATTCACAAGGGTAATGTCAAGTTACCGTTGGGCAAGAAACTTCCAGAATGGAAAA GATGTGAATGACTGGATTGGACCACCTAATAACAATGGAGTCACAAAAGAAGTGACCATTAATCCCGACACCACTTGTGGCAATGACTGGGTCTGTGAACATCGATGGCGTCAAATAAG GAACATGGTTGCCTTCAGAAATGTAGTCAACGGTCAACCTTTTTCAAACTGGTGGGATAATGGCAGCAACCAAGTAGCTTTTGGCAGAGGAAACAGAGGATTCATTGTCTTTAACAATGATGATTG GGCTTTGTCAGCAACTTTACAGACTGGTCTTCCTGCTGGCACATACTGTGATGTCATTTCTGGAGACAAGGTTGATGGCAATTGCACTGGACTTAAAGTCAATGTTGGCAGTGATGGCAATGCTCACTTTTCCATTAGTAACTCTGCTGAAGATCCATTTATTGCAATCCATGCTGAATCAAAATTGTAA
- the LOC100766318 gene encoding pancreatic alpha-amylase isoform X1 — MKFFLLVSFIGFCWAQYDPHTQYGRTAIVHLFEWRWVDIAKECERYLAPKGFGGVQVSPPNENIVVYNPSRPWWERYQPISYKICTRSGNEDEFKDMVTRCNNVGVRIYVDAVINHMCGAGGGAGTSSTCGSYYNANNRDFPSVPYSGWDFNDAKCDGEISNYNDAYQVRNCRLSGLLDLALEKDYVRTKVIDLGGEAIKSSEYFGNGRVTEFKFGAKLGTVIRKWNGEKMSYLKNWGEGWGLVPSDRALVFVDNHDNQRGHGAGGASILTFWDARMYKMAVGFMLAHPYGFTRVMSSYRWARNFQNGKDVNDWIGPPNNNGVTKEVTINPDTTCGNDWVCEHRWRQIRNMVAFRNVVNGQPFSNWWDNGSNQVAFGRGNRGFIVFNNDDWALSATLQTGLPAGTYCDVISGDKVDGNCTGLKVNVGSDGNAHFSISNSAEDPFIAIHAESKL; from the exons ATGAAGTTCTTTCTGCTTGTTTCTTTCATTGGGTTCTGCTGGGCTCAGTATGACCCACATACTCAATATGGGCGGACTGCTATTGTCCACCTGTTTGAGTGGCGCTGGGTTGATATTGCCAAGGAATGTGAGCGATACTTAGCTCCTAAGGGATTTGGAGGGGTGCAG GTCTCTCCACCAAATGAAAATATTGTGGTTTATAATCCATCAAGGCCCTGGTGGGAAAGATACCAACCAATTAGCTACAAAATATGCACAAGGTCTGGAAATGAAGATGAATTCAAGGACATGGTGACGAGGTGCAACAATGTTGGT GTCCGTATTTATGTGGACGCTGTTATTAATCACATGTGTGGAGCAGGTGGTGGTGCAGGAACAAGCAGTACCTGTGGAAGTTACTACAATGCTAATAACAGGGATTTTCCATCAGTTCCATACTCTGGTTGGGATTTTAATGATGCTAAATGTGATGGAGAAATTTCTAACTACAATGACGCTTATCAG GTCAGAAATTGTCGTCTGTCTGGACTTCTGGATCTTGCACTCGAGAAAGATTACGTTCGTACCAAG GTCATCGATCTGGGTGGTGAGGCAATTAAAAGTAGTGAGTACTTTGGAAATGGACGTGTGACAGAATTCAAGTTTGGAGCAAAACTTGGCACTGTTATTCGCAAGTGGAATGGCGAGAAGATGTcttatttaaa GAACTGGGGAGAAGGCTGGGGTTTGGTGCCTTCTGACAGAGCCCTTGTGTTTGTGGACAACCATGACAACCAGCGAGGACATGGGGCTGGAGGAGCATCCATCCTGACATTCTGGGATGCTAG AATGTATAAAATGGCTGTTGGATTTATGTTGGCTCATCCTTATGGATTCACAAGGGTAATGTCAAGTTACCGTTGGGCAAGAAACTTCCAGAATGGAAAA GATGTGAATGACTGGATTGGACCACCTAATAACAATGGAGTCACAAAAGAAGTGACCATTAATCCCGACACCACTTGTGGCAATGACTGGGTCTGTGAACATCGATGGCGTCAAATAAG GAACATGGTTGCCTTCAGAAATGTAGTCAACGGTCAACCTTTTTCAAACTGGTGGGATAATGGCAGCAACCAAGTAGCTTTTGGCAGAGGAAACAGAGGATTCATTGTCTTTAACAATGATGATTG GGCTTTGTCAGCAACTTTACAGACTGGTCTTCCTGCTGGCACATACTGTGATGTCATTTCTGGAGACAAGGTTGATGGCAATTGCACTGGACTTAAAGTCAATGTTGGCAGTGATGGCAATGCTCACTTTTCCATTAGTAACTCTGCTGAAGATCCATTTATTGCAATCCATGCTGAATCAAAATTGTAA